The proteins below come from a single Salinilacihabitans rarus genomic window:
- a CDS encoding M24 family metallopeptidase: MHDPFQQRLAACRRRLDGVADAVVCFPSPNLTYVTGFEESPSERHLLLVVPREGAPAFVAPAMYGEQLAETPVEDLRLWEDGDDPVDALAAVVADRDLAGGRVLVDDRMWALFTQDLRRVLPDAEFGLASEVLADLRLRKDEVELDALRRAGELADRVSREIRARGADVVGTTEAELAAEIERLLSAYGGGDPAFETIVAAGPNGARPHHHPGDREIEAGDPVVLDFGAFVGADLDSGTARYPGDQTRTVVFDGDPPAEYERVHEVVAEAQAAAVRAVEPGVPVGEIDRVAREVIEEAGYGDAFVHRTGHGVGLEVHEPPYVVADEDRELEPGMVFSVEPGIYLASEFGVRIEDLVAVTEDGCERLNDSPRGWRAE, from the coding sequence ATGCACGATCCGTTCCAGCAGCGACTCGCGGCGTGTCGGCGACGGCTCGACGGCGTGGCCGACGCGGTCGTCTGCTTCCCGAGCCCGAACCTCACCTACGTCACCGGCTTCGAGGAGTCCCCGTCCGAACGGCACCTGCTGCTGGTCGTCCCGCGCGAGGGGGCGCCGGCGTTCGTCGCGCCCGCGATGTACGGCGAGCAACTCGCCGAGACCCCCGTCGAGGACCTCCGCCTCTGGGAGGACGGCGACGACCCCGTCGACGCGCTGGCGGCCGTCGTCGCGGACCGCGACCTCGCCGGCGGCCGCGTCCTCGTCGACGACCGGATGTGGGCGCTGTTCACCCAGGACCTGCGGCGGGTGCTACCCGACGCGGAGTTCGGCCTCGCGAGCGAGGTCCTCGCCGACCTGCGCCTCCGCAAGGACGAGGTCGAACTCGACGCGCTCCGGCGGGCGGGCGAACTCGCCGACCGCGTCTCGCGGGAGATCCGCGCGCGCGGCGCGGACGTGGTCGGGACCACGGAGGCGGAACTGGCCGCCGAGATCGAGCGCCTGCTGTCGGCGTACGGCGGCGGCGACCCCGCCTTCGAGACGATCGTCGCCGCCGGGCCGAACGGCGCGCGCCCGCACCACCACCCGGGCGACCGCGAGATCGAAGCAGGCGACCCCGTCGTCCTCGACTTCGGCGCGTTCGTCGGGGCCGACCTCGACTCGGGGACCGCGCGCTACCCCGGCGACCAGACCCGAACCGTCGTCTTCGACGGCGACCCGCCCGCGGAGTACGAGCGCGTCCACGAGGTCGTCGCCGAGGCCCAGGCCGCCGCCGTCCGCGCGGTCGAACCCGGCGTCCCGGTCGGCGAGATCGACCGCGTCGCCCGCGAGGTCATCGAGGAGGCCGGCTACGGCGACGCGTTCGTCCACCGCACCGGCCACGGCGTCGGCCTCGAAGTCCACGAACCGCCGTACGTCGTCGCGGACGAGGACCGGGAACTCGAACCGGGCATGGTGTTCAGCGTCGAGCCGGGAATCTACCTCGCAAGCGAGTTCGGCGTCAGGATCGAGGACCTCGTCGCCGTCACCGAGGACGGCTGCGAGCGGCTGAACGACTCGCCACGGGGCTGGCGGGCCGAGTGA
- the mvk gene encoding mevalonate kinase — MTLSSAPGKVYLFGEHAVVYGEPAVPCAIERRARVEVTRRDDGKLRVHAEDLSLDGFTVEYGGGTDDRPDVDVPGPLVAAAMGYVDGAIDQVREVTGEDEVGFDVTIESDIPLGAGLGSSAAVVVAAIDAATRELGVTLDPDEIAERAFRTEYEVQDGQASRADTFCSATGGAVRVEGDDRRSIEAPDLPIVVGFDGGAGETGELVAGVRALREEYDFAANTVAAVGDVVRNGEAALVDGDLAELGRLMDFNHGLLSALGVSSRSLDAMVWAAREAGAYGAKLTGAGGGGCIVALDPTDATETALSFTPACEEAFRAELAEEGVKRLE, encoded by the coding sequence ATGACTCTCTCGAGCGCTCCCGGCAAGGTGTACCTGTTCGGGGAGCACGCGGTCGTCTACGGCGAACCCGCGGTCCCCTGTGCCATCGAGCGGCGGGCCCGCGTCGAGGTCACCCGACGCGACGACGGCAAACTCCGCGTCCACGCCGAGGACCTCAGCCTCGACGGCTTCACGGTCGAGTACGGCGGCGGGACCGACGACCGACCGGACGTCGACGTCCCGGGGCCGCTGGTCGCGGCGGCGATGGGGTACGTCGACGGCGCGATCGATCAGGTCCGCGAGGTCACCGGCGAGGACGAGGTCGGCTTCGACGTGACCATCGAGAGCGACATCCCGCTCGGCGCGGGACTGGGGTCGTCGGCGGCGGTCGTCGTCGCGGCCATCGACGCGGCGACGCGCGAACTCGGCGTCACCCTCGACCCCGACGAGATCGCCGAGCGGGCGTTCCGCACCGAGTACGAGGTCCAGGACGGGCAGGCCTCGCGGGCGGACACGTTCTGCTCGGCGACCGGCGGCGCGGTCCGCGTCGAGGGCGACGACCGCCGGTCGATCGAGGCCCCCGACCTGCCCATCGTCGTCGGCTTCGACGGCGGCGCGGGCGAGACGGGCGAACTCGTCGCGGGCGTGCGCGCGCTGCGCGAGGAGTACGACTTCGCCGCGAACACGGTCGCGGCCGTCGGCGACGTCGTCCGCAACGGCGAGGCGGCCCTCGTCGACGGCGACCTCGCGGAACTGGGCCGGCTGATGGACTTCAACCACGGCCTGCTGTCGGCGCTGGGGGTCTCCTCGCGGTCGCTCGACGCGATGGTGTGGGCCGCCCGCGAGGCCGGCGCCTACGGCGCGAAGCTGACCGGCGCGGGCGGGGGCGGCTGCATCGTCGCGCTGGACCCGACCGACGCGACCGAGACCGCACTCTCCTTTACGCCGGCCTGCGAGGAGGCGTTCCGCGCCGAACTCGCCGAGGAGGGGGTGAAGCGGCTCGAATGA
- a CDS encoding archaeal proteasome endopeptidase complex subunit alpha, protein MDGNARQQAYDRGHTIFSPDGRLYQVEYARQAVERGSPSVGIRTGEGVVLAARKRLRSPLLEAGSVEKIHAVDDHVAVASAGHAADARRLVDVARRAGQRHRLRYGEPIGVEPLATAVADHVQEHTQSGGARPYGAALLVAGVDPAPDGDARDAAGPFEVDPSGAPYGWRATAIGDGAGDLRGLLEDRVGDDPPAALDEGVDLALEALASTAAEPLAPADVDVRVLADDGGTTAMADDDLAARLAG, encoded by the coding sequence ATGGACGGGAACGCCCGCCAGCAGGCCTACGACCGCGGCCACACGATCTTCTCGCCGGACGGCCGGCTCTACCAGGTCGAGTACGCCCGGCAGGCCGTCGAGCGCGGGTCGCCGAGCGTCGGGATCCGCACCGGCGAGGGGGTCGTGCTCGCGGCGCGAAAGCGCCTGCGCTCGCCCCTGCTCGAAGCCGGGTCCGTCGAGAAGATCCACGCCGTCGACGATCACGTCGCCGTCGCCTCCGCGGGCCACGCGGCCGACGCCAGACGGTTGGTCGACGTCGCCCGCCGCGCCGGACAGCGCCACCGACTGCGCTACGGCGAGCCGATCGGGGTCGAACCGCTGGCGACGGCCGTCGCCGATCACGTCCAGGAGCACACGCAGTCGGGCGGCGCCCGGCCGTACGGGGCGGCCCTGCTCGTCGCGGGCGTCGATCCAGCGCCGGACGGCGACGCCCGCGACGCGGCCGGCCCGTTCGAGGTCGACCCCAGCGGCGCCCCCTACGGGTGGCGGGCGACGGCGATCGGCGACGGCGCCGGCGACCTCCGGGGCCTCCTCGAAGACCGCGTCGGCGACGACCCGCCCGCCGCCCTCGACGAGGGCGTCGACCTCGCGCTGGAGGCGCTCGCCTCGACCGCCGCGGAGCCTCTCGCGCCGGCGGACGTCGACGTCCGGGTGCTCGCGGACGACGGGGGGACGACCGCGATGGCGGACGACGACCTCGCGGCGCGACTGGCCGGCTGA
- a CDS encoding proteasome subunit alpha: MIDRDPTGTDRTAERPRDGRAGRGTERSGVVKTGTTTVALRGTDGVVLAADARASLGGRFVANREMRKVEPIGERAAVAFAGGVADAQAFVRRLRSEARLYELEHGREPTVEALATVAGGLVRSGAFPVLELLIGGVDPDGASAVFTVDRGGGVMAAPYAAGGSGMQLAYGALEGDYREDRDVAALRDVAARAVESATERDAASGDGATVATIRAAPETGDAAFDLDRYGSVAEFVAGEEVA, translated from the coding sequence ATGATCGACCGAGATCCGACGGGAACCGACCGGACGGCCGAGCGCCCGCGCGACGGACGGGCGGGTCGCGGAACCGAACGTTCGGGCGTCGTGAAGACTGGAACGACGACGGTCGCCCTGCGGGGGACCGACGGGGTCGTCCTCGCGGCGGACGCGCGGGCGAGCCTCGGCGGCCGGTTCGTCGCGAACCGGGAGATGCGGAAGGTCGAACCGATCGGCGAGCGCGCGGCGGTCGCCTTCGCCGGCGGCGTCGCGGACGCGCAGGCGTTCGTCCGCCGGCTTCGAAGCGAGGCGCGGCTGTACGAACTCGAACACGGGCGCGAGCCGACCGTCGAGGCGCTCGCGACCGTCGCGGGCGGGCTGGTCCGGAGCGGCGCGTTCCCCGTCCTCGAACTCCTGATCGGCGGCGTCGACCCGGACGGCGCGTCGGCGGTCTTCACGGTGGACCGCGGCGGCGGGGTGATGGCGGCGCCGTACGCCGCCGGCGGGAGCGGGATGCAACTCGCCTACGGCGCGCTGGAGGGAGACTACCGCGAGGATCGCGACGTCGCGGCGCTCCGGGACGTCGCCGCCCGCGCGGTCGAGAGCGCGACCGAGCGCGACGCGGCCAGCGGCGACGGGGCGACCGTCGCGACGATCCGGGCGGCCCCCGAGACCGGCGACGCGGCCTTCGACCTCGATCGGTACGGGTCGGTCGCCGAGTTCGTCGCCGGCGAGGAGGTGGCGTAG
- the rpsB gene encoding 30S ribosomal protein S2: MTDNDAQQEGLDAAEEEIDEEPAEGAGPAAEPAEDVEPVDEQPAEDDAEEDEDAGPTLDDDVMSDEEADLLIPVEDYLGAGVHIGTQQKTADMERFIHRVRTDGLYVLDVSKTDGRIRTAADFLANYAPEQILVTSSRQYGRFPAEKFAEAVGARARTGRFIPGTLTNPKYDGYIEPDVVVVTDPIGDAQAVKEAITVGIPVIAMCDSNNQTSNVDLVVPTNNKGRKALSVVYWLLANETLDRRGAEPAYALEDFESVV; encoded by the coding sequence ATGACCGACAACGACGCACAACAGGAGGGGCTCGACGCCGCCGAGGAGGAGATCGACGAGGAGCCGGCCGAAGGGGCCGGCCCCGCCGCCGAACCCGCCGAGGACGTCGAGCCGGTAGACGAACAGCCCGCCGAGGACGACGCCGAGGAGGACGAAGACGCCGGCCCCACGCTCGACGACGACGTCATGAGCGACGAGGAGGCCGACCTGCTGATCCCCGTCGAGGACTACCTCGGCGCGGGCGTCCACATCGGCACCCAGCAGAAGACCGCGGACATGGAGCGGTTCATCCACCGCGTCCGCACCGACGGCCTCTACGTGCTCGACGTCTCGAAGACCGACGGGCGCATCCGCACGGCCGCGGACTTCCTCGCGAACTACGCGCCCGAGCAGATCCTCGTCACGTCGAGCCGTCAGTACGGGCGGTTCCCGGCCGAGAAGTTCGCCGAGGCCGTCGGCGCCCGCGCCCGCACGGGCCGGTTCATCCCCGGGACGCTCACGAACCCGAAGTACGACGGCTACATCGAACCCGACGTGGTCGTCGTCACGGACCCGATCGGCGACGCCCAGGCCGTCAAGGAGGCGATCACGGTCGGCATCCCCGTGATCGCGATGTGTGACTCGAACAACCAGACCAGCAACGTCGACCTCGTCGTCCCGACGAACAACAAGGGTCGCAAGGCCCTCTCGGTCGTCTACTGGCTGCTCGCCAACGAGACCCTCGACCGCCGCGGCGCCGAACCCGCCTACGCGCTCGAGGACTTCGAGAGCGTCGTATAA
- a CDS encoding alpha,alpha-trehalose-phosphate synthase (UDP-forming) has protein sequence MRFTEERSSSTEWRGTETRYEERDRGREADPGGDGPESLIVVSNRQPYRHEYADGETAGGGEDGEADEKRIVVDEPTGGLTAGLDPVLCETNGTWIAWGDGDADRDVVDEDDCVAVPPGDGEYTLRRIWLSESVVEGYYYGFSNRVLWPLCHGFPDLIEHRAGDLERYRRANGRFADAVAEHASPDDAVWLQDYHLGFAPAMIRESVPASTTVAQFWHIPWPSPTTFRGCPAAVELLRGLLGNDLLGFHVDRYVEAFLDCVDRFLPEANVDPGRGTVRYRDHETRVVSTPMGVDAAAHDRQSRAVDPSRWEAIRERYDVPADTAVGLGVDRLDYTKGIPERLAAIERLFERYPDWRGRFTFLQKATPSRTDVPAYRRLGEHVRAEVDRINDRFATDDWRPIVYTEDHLPREELCALYRRADVMVVSPLCDGMNLVAQEFAAASVDGDGALVLSERVGASDTLGEFAYTVDPTAIDPFAETVADALAASEPERRRRMRGLRERVFEFDLGWWMDRQFDHIRRIHAGERAGVDDAGHTSPSV, from the coding sequence ATGCGTTTCACGGAGGAGCGATCGTCGTCGACGGAGTGGCGCGGCACGGAAACGCGATACGAAGAACGCGATCGGGGCCGGGAGGCCGATCCGGGCGGGGACGGCCCCGAGTCGCTGATCGTCGTCTCGAACCGACAGCCGTACCGACACGAGTACGCGGACGGGGAGACCGCCGGTGGCGGCGAGGACGGCGAGGCCGACGAGAAGCGAATCGTCGTCGACGAGCCGACGGGCGGGCTGACCGCCGGGCTCGACCCCGTGCTCTGTGAGACAAACGGGACGTGGATCGCGTGGGGCGACGGCGACGCCGACCGCGACGTCGTCGACGAGGACGACTGCGTGGCCGTCCCGCCCGGCGACGGGGAGTACACGCTCCGGCGGATCTGGCTCTCGGAGTCGGTCGTCGAGGGCTACTACTACGGGTTCAGCAACCGCGTCCTCTGGCCGCTCTGTCACGGCTTCCCCGACCTGATCGAACACCGGGCCGGCGACCTCGAACGCTACCGGCGGGCCAACGGCCGGTTCGCCGACGCCGTCGCCGAACACGCGTCGCCCGACGACGCGGTCTGGCTCCAGGACTACCACCTCGGGTTCGCGCCGGCGATGATCCGCGAGTCGGTCCCCGCCTCGACGACCGTCGCGCAGTTCTGGCACATCCCGTGGCCGTCGCCGACGACGTTCCGGGGGTGTCCGGCGGCGGTGGAACTGCTCCGGGGCCTGCTCGGCAACGACCTGCTCGGGTTCCACGTCGACCGCTACGTCGAGGCGTTCCTCGACTGCGTCGACCGCTTCCTCCCCGAAGCGAACGTCGACCCCGGCCGGGGGACCGTCCGCTACCGCGACCACGAGACGCGGGTCGTCTCGACGCCGATGGGCGTCGACGCGGCCGCCCACGACCGCCAGTCGCGCGCGGTCGACCCGTCGCGGTGGGAGGCGATCCGCGAGCGCTACGACGTGCCCGCGGACACCGCGGTCGGCCTCGGGGTCGACCGCCTCGACTACACCAAGGGCATCCCCGAGCGGCTGGCGGCGATCGAGCGGCTCTTCGAGCGCTACCCGGACTGGCGCGGCCGCTTCACGTTCCTCCAGAAGGCGACCCCCAGCCGGACGGACGTGCCCGCCTACCGGCGGCTTGGCGAGCACGTCCGCGCCGAGGTCGACCGCATCAACGACCGGTTCGCGACCGACGACTGGCGGCCGATCGTCTACACGGAAGACCACCTCCCCCGCGAGGAACTGTGCGCGCTCTACCGCCGCGCGGACGTGATGGTCGTCAGCCCGCTGTGTGACGGGATGAACCTCGTCGCCCAGGAGTTCGCCGCCGCGAGCGTCGACGGCGACGGGGCCCTCGTGCTGAGCGAGCGCGTCGGCGCCTCCGACACCCTCGGCGAGTTCGCCTACACCGTCGACCCGACCGCGATCGACCCCTTCGCCGAGACCGTCGCCGACGCGCTCGCGGCGTCCGAACCCGAGCGCCGTCGCCGGATGCGCGGGCTCAGAGAGCGGGTCTTCGAGTTCGACCTCGGGTGGTGGATGGATCGCCAGTTCGACCACATCCGCCGGATCCACGCCGGGGAGCGCGCGGGCGTCGACGACGCCGGCCACACGTCGCCCTCGGTGTGA
- a CDS encoding DUF7351 domain-containing protein has translation MPTTEEDGSRGPDARVDDEPAADDAFGALGHEARTRILEAMLDRAGGDGPSRMTFSELFEATDLETTAGFAYHLDELVGVYLRKVDDEAGDDGDRRTDAGYEFTYAGRKIARAIAAGSYTRSVDRPPIELDDPCPLCATTGGDGTGTLEARSRDNVVTVSCRDCERPILELQFPPSGLASHGDGLPDAFDRHHRYRVALAADGVCPECGGVVDAALDSPPEALADSLPPELREHVQAELSCGTCGFELRCPVTLAVLEHPAVISFYDDHGENVRERPLWNVGAEWTETVLSADPACVRVVTELDGETLALYLDGSLRVVDVQRSAPAERSSAVEPTADGTTA, from the coding sequence ATGCCGACGACGGAGGAGGACGGATCTCGGGGTCCCGACGCCCGAGTCGACGACGAACCGGCCGCCGACGACGCGTTCGGTGCCCTCGGCCACGAGGCCCGGACGCGGATCCTCGAAGCGATGCTCGACCGCGCCGGCGGCGACGGACCGTCGCGGATGACCTTCTCGGAACTGTTCGAGGCGACCGACCTCGAGACGACCGCGGGGTTTGCCTACCACCTCGACGAACTCGTCGGCGTCTACCTCCGGAAGGTCGACGACGAGGCGGGCGACGACGGCGACCGGCGGACCGACGCGGGGTACGAGTTCACCTACGCGGGACGAAAGATCGCCCGTGCCATCGCGGCCGGTTCGTACACCCGCAGCGTCGACCGGCCGCCGATCGAACTCGACGATCCGTGTCCGCTCTGCGCGACGACGGGGGGAGACGGGACGGGGACGCTCGAAGCCCGGTCGCGCGACAACGTCGTCACCGTCTCGTGTCGGGACTGCGAGCGGCCGATCCTCGAACTCCAGTTCCCGCCCTCGGGGCTCGCGTCCCACGGCGACGGGCTTCCGGACGCCTTCGACCGCCACCACCGCTACCGCGTCGCGCTCGCCGCCGACGGCGTCTGTCCCGAGTGCGGCGGGGTCGTCGACGCGGCCCTCGACTCCCCGCCCGAGGCCCTCGCCGACTCGCTGCCGCCGGAACTGCGCGAGCACGTGCAGGCCGAGCTATCGTGCGGGACCTGCGGCTTCGAACTCCGCTGTCCGGTCACGCTCGCCGTCCTCGAACACCCTGCGGTGATCTCGTTCTACGACGACCACGGCGAGAACGTCAGGGAGCGGCCGCTCTGGAACGTCGGGGCCGAGTGGACCGAGACGGTCCTCTCGGCCGATCCGGCGTGCGTGCGCGTCGTGACGGAACTCGACGGGGAGACGCTCGCGCTCTACCTCGACGGCTCGCTGCGGGTCGTCGACGTCCAGCGATCCGCGCCGGCCGAACGGTCGTCGGCGGTCGAGCCGACGGCCGACGGGACGACCGCCTGA
- a CDS encoding isopentenyl phosphate kinase, which translates to MIVLKLGGSVITDKDRAETLDGEALDRAADAVAAAFDGATDDALVDGLALVHGGGSFGHVNASEYGVSTTAGTHDPGGVHAIHGAMTTLNRFVLQRLLDRGVPAVPVHPFSAAHRDADGDLHLPTGQVETLLGEGFVPVLHGDLVAHAGEGTTVVSGDELVADLATALGADRVGLCSTVPGVLDGDDEVVEHVAAYGDVEDALGASESTDVTGGMAAKVRALLDLDAEASIFGLDALGAFLAGADVGTTIE; encoded by the coding sequence ATGATCGTCCTGAAACTCGGCGGCAGCGTGATCACCGACAAGGACCGCGCGGAGACCCTCGACGGCGAGGCACTCGACCGGGCCGCGGACGCGGTGGCCGCGGCGTTCGACGGCGCGACCGACGACGCCCTCGTCGACGGCCTCGCGCTCGTCCACGGCGGCGGCAGCTTCGGCCACGTCAACGCCAGCGAGTACGGCGTGAGTACGACGGCGGGGACCCACGACCCCGGCGGCGTCCACGCGATCCACGGCGCGATGACGACGCTCAACCGGTTCGTCCTGCAACGTTTGCTCGACCGCGGCGTGCCGGCGGTGCCGGTCCACCCGTTCTCGGCGGCCCACCGCGACGCCGACGGCGACCTCCACCTGCCGACCGGGCAGGTCGAGACGCTGCTCGGCGAGGGGTTCGTCCCGGTCCTCCACGGCGACCTCGTCGCCCACGCCGGCGAGGGAACGACCGTCGTCAGCGGCGACGAACTGGTCGCCGACCTCGCGACGGCGCTGGGGGCCGACCGGGTCGGTCTCTGCTCGACGGTCCCGGGCGTGCTCGACGGCGACGACGAGGTCGTCGAGCACGTCGCGGCCTACGGGGACGTCGAGGACGCGCTGGGAGCGAGCGAGTCGACCGACGTCACCGGCGGGATGGCCGCGAAGGTCCGCGCGCTGCTCGACCTCGACGCCGAGGCGTCGATCTTCGGCCTCGACGCGCTCGGGGCGTTCCTCGCCGGCGCGGACGTCGGGACGACGATCGAGTGA
- a CDS encoding alpha/beta hydrolase, whose protein sequence is MVRHTTSTGTDSEPTASRRRLLRGLAASGLVGGAALAGASTASAGKKEDCENPPTSFPRVTTRGHFDTTWYGSVYITDGNDATNYGYAGDGVPGVHVAAGDELLVFVHGWNNDTEGALCTFDEAAGTFAAEGYAEPVIGYSWDADFDWYDATEIAERNGAKLAAFTRDYKAANPGVAVRYVAHSLGARVALMALQNLAHWGRYDDVASLSLLGGAADDESVSMEGSYGGDIEAAVGHADNFWMEDDDVLNWAYGTAEWGEAVGNAGCDGTPPSNYTDHNVAYVPSHGDYYREDGCIHEVVATF, encoded by the coding sequence ATGGTTCGACATACCACGTCGACCGGCACCGACAGCGAACCGACCGCGTCCCGACGGCGACTCCTCCGCGGCCTCGCCGCGTCGGGCCTCGTCGGTGGGGCGGCACTCGCCGGCGCGTCGACCGCCAGCGCCGGCAAGAAGGAGGACTGTGAGAACCCGCCGACGTCGTTCCCGCGGGTGACCACGCGAGGGCACTTCGACACGACGTGGTACGGCAGCGTCTACATCACCGACGGCAACGACGCGACGAACTACGGCTACGCCGGCGACGGCGTCCCCGGCGTCCACGTCGCCGCCGGGGACGAGTTGCTCGTGTTCGTCCACGGCTGGAACAACGACACCGAGGGCGCGCTGTGTACGTTCGACGAGGCGGCGGGGACGTTCGCCGCGGAGGGGTACGCCGAACCGGTGATCGGCTACTCGTGGGACGCCGACTTCGACTGGTACGACGCGACGGAAATCGCCGAGCGAAACGGCGCGAAACTGGCGGCGTTCACGCGCGACTACAAGGCGGCCAACCCCGGCGTCGCCGTCCGCTACGTCGCCCACTCGCTGGGCGCGCGCGTCGCCCTGATGGCGCTGCAGAATCTCGCTCACTGGGGACGCTACGACGACGTCGCCTCCCTCTCGCTCCTCGGCGGGGCCGCCGACGACGAGTCCGTCTCGATGGAGGGGTCCTACGGCGGGGACATCGAGGCCGCCGTCGGCCACGCGGACAACTTCTGGATGGAAGACGACGACGTGCTCAACTGGGCTTACGGCACCGCCGAGTGGGGAGAGGCCGTCGGCAACGCCGGTTGCGACGGCACTCCGCCCTCGAACTACACCGACCACAACGTCGCCTACGTGCCGAGCCACGGCGACTACTACCGCGAGGACGGCTGTATCCACGAGGTCGTCGCGACGTTCTGA
- a CDS encoding TraB domain-containing protein, producing MTGDGAIEIVPSVHFSATHRRRVRDAIRDADPDLVAVELDERRFERLERGRNPNRRSRLVPDEPARGTELPPTTTITYETLRAIQRAVVRLSGLDPGRTDMEVAVGTAAELGVDVALIDDPIEETVAALSRRVGPETLPKLVFRSATITPQQRLDQLRVLTLPFEEVKEGADVRPAVDGLRHLLPEVAEVLIDRRDRAMAERLHAIRRRGLDAVAVIGAGHHDGVRAALADLDARDAAPTVDVPVRRPGREVTRIPIDEPSSAE from the coding sequence ATGACGGGGGACGGAGCAATCGAAATCGTACCGAGCGTGCACTTCTCGGCGACCCACCGCCGACGGGTCCGCGACGCGATCCGCGACGCCGACCCCGACCTCGTGGCGGTCGAACTCGACGAGCGCCGCTTCGAGCGCCTCGAACGGGGTCGGAACCCGAACCGCCGGTCGCGGCTCGTCCCGGACGAACCCGCGAGGGGGACCGAACTCCCGCCGACGACCACGATCACCTACGAGACGCTCCGGGCGATCCAGCGGGCGGTCGTGCGCCTCTCCGGGCTCGATCCCGGACGGACCGACATGGAGGTCGCCGTCGGGACCGCGGCGGAACTCGGCGTCGACGTCGCGCTGATCGACGATCCGATCGAGGAGACCGTCGCGGCGCTCTCGCGGCGGGTGGGGCCCGAGACGCTGCCGAAACTGGTCTTCCGGTCGGCGACAATAACGCCCCAGCAGCGGCTCGATCAGCTTCGCGTGTTGACGCTCCCGTTCGAGGAGGTCAAGGAGGGCGCCGACGTCCGCCCGGCGGTCGACGGGCTCCGCCATCTCCTCCCCGAGGTCGCGGAGGTGCTGATCGACCGGCGCGACCGGGCGATGGCCGAACGTCTCCACGCGATCCGACGCCGGGGGCTCGACGCGGTCGCCGTGATCGGGGCGGGCCACCACGACGGCGTCCGGGCGGCGCTGGCCGACCTCGACGCGCGGGACGCGGCGCCGACGGTCGACGTCCCCGTCAGGCGGCCGGGACGCGAGGTCACGCGCATCCCGATCGACGAACCGTCGTCGGCGGAGTGA
- the eno gene encoding phosphopyruvate hydratase encodes MTLITDVRLREVLDSRGNPTVEADVLTESGGFGRAAAPSGASTGEYEAIERPANEAIAAAREHAVPRLVGEAYAGNQREVDAILRAADGTDDFSEIGANSAVAISMAAAKAGADVLGAPLFQHLGGTFRGETFPTPLGNVIGGGEHAADATDIQEFLSAPVGAPSVADAVFANAAVHAEVADLLDERGHPSGKGDEGAWAPSIDDAEAFEIVEEATSTVAEDVGFEIGFGLDVAAAELYDDDAEVYEYGDTTRDGDEQIDYVADLVDDYDLVYVEDPLDENDYDGFAELTDRVGDRTLVCGDDLFVTNTERLAEGIDRGAANSILIKPNQIGTLTDAFDAIELARENGYESIVSHRSGETEDATIAHLAVATGVPFIKTGAVGGERTAKLNELIRIEDDAT; translated from the coding sequence ATGACACTCATCACCGACGTCCGACTCAGGGAGGTACTGGACTCGCGGGGCAACCCGACGGTCGAAGCCGACGTGCTCACCGAGAGCGGCGGCTTCGGCCGGGCGGCGGCGCCCTCGGGCGCCAGCACCGGCGAGTACGAAGCGATCGAACGCCCGGCCAACGAGGCAATCGCGGCGGCGCGCGAACACGCCGTCCCCCGCCTCGTCGGCGAGGCCTACGCCGGCAACCAGCGGGAGGTAGACGCCATCCTGCGGGCGGCCGACGGCACCGACGACTTCTCGGAGATCGGTGCCAACAGCGCGGTCGCCATCTCGATGGCCGCGGCGAAAGCCGGCGCCGACGTGCTGGGCGCGCCGCTGTTCCAGCACCTCGGCGGCACCTTCCGCGGCGAGACGTTCCCGACGCCGCTCGGGAACGTCATCGGCGGCGGCGAGCACGCCGCCGACGCGACCGACATCCAGGAGTTCCTCTCCGCACCGGTCGGCGCCCCGAGCGTCGCCGACGCGGTGTTCGCGAACGCGGCCGTCCACGCCGAGGTCGCGGACCTGCTCGACGAGCGGGGCCACCCCAGCGGCAAGGGCGACGAGGGCGCGTGGGCGCCGTCGATCGACGACGCCGAGGCGTTCGAGATCGTCGAGGAGGCGACCTCGACGGTCGCCGAGGACGTCGGTTTCGAGATCGGATTCGGCCTCGACGTCGCCGCCGCGGAACTGTACGACGACGACGCCGAGGTCTACGAGTACGGCGACACGACCCGCGACGGGGACGAGCAGATCGACTACGTCGCCGACCTCGTCGACGACTACGACCTCGTCTACGTCGAGGACCCCCTCGACGAGAACGACTACGACGGCTTCGCCGAACTCACCGACCGCGTCGGCGACCGGACGCTCGTCTGCGGCGACGACCTGTTCGTCACGAACACCGAGCGCCTCGCGGAGGGGATCGACCGCGGCGCGGCCAACAGCATCCTGATCAAGCCGAACCAGATCGGGACGCTCACGGACGCCTTCGACGCGATCGAACTCGCCCGCGAGAACGGCTACGAGTCGATCGTCTCCCACCGGTCGGGAGAGACCGAGGACGCGACGATCGCACACCTCGCCGTCGCGACGGGCGTTCCGTTCATCAAGACGGGCGCCGTCGGCGGCGAGCGAACCGCCAAGCTCAACGAGCTCATCAGAATCGAAGACGACGCGACATGA